The Salvia miltiorrhiza cultivar Shanhuang (shh) chromosome 1, IMPLAD_Smil_shh, whole genome shotgun sequence genome has a window encoding:
- the LOC130992346 gene encoding uncharacterized protein LOC130992346: MASDGAPLISDTTHAHVISAAEADNNDLKLLRLAVRSLPPQILKDLLSNGVCARCIINQFGLHEQICSRPSVATPVLSAILHESAERGDDGANSSVGENKDAIDVENGFQEVCRVCLGILQFLYIDDNGISVRKSHACDFAAAVADPVKQGGYQIDSFSLQVSLPPIVVDNEQAVWSYIKEKYSSESWFTEKFPLASITVKDFLKLSVANPLEKLLDVKCNDNSFRVRLTYTLSDASAENKPFNESNGCYKRRKIDDTDLLKNSADLQKVESHDLTTNSSTECKDDETGLSKFPLKKVNECCSLVFQCYKTSVYVGGRYLKYSRNVSQSRWIIDDERMGEASVEEIIGSNILPICQGDNYKFHAAGREDIDVRMLGTGRPFLVEIQNARQFPSDLLIKKIAMKINSLESKFVRVKNLRFLGSQGWELMREGEAEKQKQYVALVWISRPFENEDEQKLSSFKDLQILQKTPVRVLHRRSPLEREKTIHWMKIERIAGSSQYFLLHLCTQAGTYIKEFVHGDLGRTYPNVGSILGCRAEILQLDVTDVKMDCFQA; this comes from the exons ATGGCCAGCGACGGCGCTCCACTTATCAGTGATACCACACACGCGCACGTTATCTCCGCCGCCGAAGCCGACAACAATGACCTGAAGCTCCTCCGCCTCGCCGTCCGCTCGCTGCCGCCACAAATTCTCAAGGACTTGCTGTCCAATGGC GTTTGCGCACGCTGTATAATTAATCAATTTGGTCTGCACGAGCAAATATGTTCTCGTCCTTCAGTTGCAACGCCTGTTTTGAGTGCGATTCTTCATGAATCGGCagagcgtggtgatgatggagCTAATAGTAGTGTTGGGGAAAATAAAGATGCGATTGATGTAGAAAACGGATTCCAGGAGGTTTGCAGGGTTTGTCTAGGCATTTTGCAGTTCTTATATATTGATGACAATGGAATTTCAGTGAGAAAGAGTCATGCTTGCGATTTTGCTGCAGCAGTTGCGGACCCTGTAAAGCAAGGGGGCTATCAAATTGATAGCTTCTCACTCCAAGTGTCCTTGCCCCCGATTGTGGTCGATAATGAACAGGCAGTTTG GTCATATATCAAAGAGAAGTATAGTTCTGAATCTTGGTTCACAGAAAAGTTTCCACTTGCAAGCATTACAGTGAAAGATTTTTTGAAATTGTCTGTTGCAAATCCTTTGGAGAAGTTATTG GATGTAAAATGTAATGACAATTCATTCCGAGTTCGATTGACATACACACTTTCTGATGCATCAGCTGAGAACAAGCCCTTTAATGAGAGCAATGGGTGCTATAAGAGGAGGAAAATAG ATGACACTGATCTCTTGAAGAACTCTGCTGATTTGCAAAAGGTTGAAAGTCATGACCTCACTACAAATTCTTCAACTGAGTGCAAAGATGATGAGACTGGTTTGTCAAAATTCCCGCTAAAGAAG GTCAATGAGTGCTGCTCCTTGGTTTTTCAATGCTACAAGACTTCTGTTTATGTTGGTGGGAGATATCTTAAG TACTCTAGAAACGTCAGCCAGTCACGCTGGATTATAGATGATGAACGAATGGGCGAAGCATCTGTTGAG GAAATTATTGGTAGCAACATCCTCCCCATCTGTCAGGGTGACAACTACAAGTTCCATGCTGCTGGCAGAGAAGACATTGAT GTGCGCATGCTGGGTACTGGGCGACCTTTTTTGGTTGAGATCCAAAATGCACGTCAATTCCCGTCTGATCTGTTGATAAAGAAGATTGCAATGAAGATCAATAGTTTGGAAAGCAAATTT GTGCGAGTGAAGAATCTTAGGTTTTTGGGTAGTCAGGGTTGGGAGCTGATGCGTGAAGGAGAAGCAGAAAAACAG AAACAGTATGTTGCACTAGTGTGGATTTCTCGTCCCTTTGAAAATGAAGATGAGCAGAAATTATCATCGTTCAAGGACCTG CAAATTTTGCAGAAAACACCAGTAAGGGTTCTCCATCGTCGAAGTCCACTAGAACGTGAGAAAACCATACATTG GATGAAAATAGAGAGGATAGCTGGTAGTTCTCAATATTTCCTATTGCACTTGTGCACTCAG GCGGGAACTTACATCAAGGAATTTGTTCATGGGGATCTTGGACGTACATATCCCAA TGTCGGTTCAATCCTGGGATGCAGAGCAGAAATATTGCAGCTTGATGTCACAGATGTGAAGATGGATTGCTTCCAGGCCTAA
- the LOC130992392 gene encoding T-complex protein 1 subunit beta-like — MAVENLFKDEATEEKGERARMASFIGAMAIADLVKTTLGPKGMDKILQSTGRGHSVTVTNDGATILKSLHIDNPAAKVLVDISKVQDDEVGDGTTSVVVLAGELLREAEKLVNTKIHPMTIISGYRMAAECARNALLEKVVDNKLDAEKFKSDLMKIAMTTLSSKILSQDKEHFAKLAVDAVMRLKGSTNLESIQIIKKPGGSLKDSFLDEGFILDKKIGVGQPKRIENAKILVANTAMDTDKVKIYGARVRVDSMAKVAEIEGAEKEKMREKVQKIINHGINCFVNRQLIYNFPEELFADAGVLAIEHADFDGIERLALVTGGDIASTFDNPESVKLGHCKLIEEIMIGEDRLIHFSGVEMGQACTIVLRGASPHMLDEAERSLHDALCVLSQTVIDSRVLLGGGWPEMIMAKAVDELARRTPGKRSHAIEAFSRALVAIPTIIADNAGLDSAELVAQLRAEHHKEGSTAGIDVISGTVGDMAERGICEAFKVKHAVLLSATEAAEMILRVDEIITCAPRRREDRM; from the exons ATGGCG GTAGAAAATCTTTTCAAAGATGAGGCCACAGAAGAAAAGGGTGAGCGTGCCCGAATG GCCTCCTTTATTGGAGCCATGGCTATTGCTGACTTGGTTAAGACAACATTGGGACCTAAGGGGATG GATAAAATTTTGCAATCTACTGGGAGAGGGCACAGCGTAACAGTGACAAATGATGGGGCCACCATCTTAAAGTCCCTACACATCGACAACCCTGCTGCCAAAGTCCTTGTTG ATATTTCGAAAGTACAAGATGATGAAGTTGGTGATGGTACAACTTCAGTTGTTGTTTTAGCTGGGGAACTTCTGAGGGAGGCAGAGAAGCTTGTAAATACCAAAATTCATCCAATGACCATTATTTCAG GGTATCGCATGGCAGCTGAGTGTGCAAGAAATGCATTGCTAGAGAAGGTTGTTGACAATAAGTTGGATGCAG AAAAATTCAAGTCTGACTTGATGAAGATTGCAATGACTACTTTGAGCTCCAAAATTCTCTCTCAGGACAAAGAACATTTTGCAAAACTAGCTGTCGATGCAGTTATGAGGCTGAAG GGGAGTACGAATTTGGAATCCATTCAAATCATAAAGAAGCCTGGAGGGTCACTAAAAGATTCCTTTTTGGATGAGGG ATTTATTTTGGATAAGAAAATTGGTGTTGGGCAACCAAAACGTATCGAGAATGCAAAGATTTTGGTGGCAAATACGGCAATGGATACAGATAAAGTGAAAATTTATGGGGCACGCGTTCGAGTTGATTCGATGGCTAAGGTTGCTGAGATTGAAGGGGCCGAAAAGGAAAAGATGAGGGAGAAGGTGCAAAAGATTATAAATCATGGGATTAACTGCTTTGTTAATCGCCAGTTGATCTACAATTTTCCAGAGGAACTGTTTGCTGATGCTGGAGTACTTGCAATAGAGCATGCTGATTTTGATGGTATTGAGCGGCTGGCACTTGTTACTGGTGGTGATATTGCATCAACTTTTGATAATCCTGAGTCGGTTAAGCTTGGGCACTGCAAACTTATTGAAGAAATTATGATTGGCGAGGACAGGTTGATTCACTTTTCTGGTGTTGAAATGGGCCAGGCATGCACTATTGTCTTGAGAGGCGCAAG CCCTCATATGTTGGATGAAGCTGAAAGATCTCTGCATGATGCCTTGTGCGTTCTATCCCAAACAGTAATTGACAGCAGGGTTTTACTCGGAGGTGGATGGCCTGAGATGATAATGGCAAAAGCAGTTGACGAACTTGCCAGGAGAACTCCCGGGAAAAGGTCTCATGCCATTGAAGCTTTTTCACGGGCGCTTGTGGCCATTCCGACTATCATTGCTGACAACGCTggcttggacagtgctgaatTAGTTGCTCAACTTCGTGCAGAGCACCACAAAGAAGGAAGCACTGCCGGGATTGACGTCATCTCTGGAACT GTTGGAGATATGGCTGAGAGAGGGATATGTGAGGCATTCAAAGTGAAGCATGCTGTATTGCTTTCAGCAACTGAAGCTGCTGAGATGATTCTTAGGGTCGACGAAATTATCACCTGTGCGCCACGAAGAAGAGAAGACAGGATGTGA